A single window of Bombyx mori chromosome 17, ASM3026992v2 DNA harbors:
- the LOC101739050 gene encoding G protein-activated inward rectifier potassium channel 3 isoform X1 encodes MIPEHSYEMHVRNEDDSSDKGKLSAGKIFYKPGIIEEETDETSVFDSSIVETPMLYTGSGFLRPPQIHPSSSLHRIPTYSSSIGQTTIYRQDTCRSRSHRHGVTRRTRRRAILKNGECNILKSRISQRRLRFLQDMFTTLVDAQWRWTLLVFTLSFILSWLGFALIWWLIAFTHGDLEPDHLPPLQDSANWKPCVFNINDFTSCFLFSIETQHTIGYGARTTTEECPEAIFIMCLQSIVGVMIQAFMVGIVFAKMTRPKHRTQTLLFSKYAVVCQRDGELSLMFRVGDLRKSHIIGASVRAQLIRSRTTKEGEVLSHYQTELELNADGCDSNLFFIWPITMVHRINRDSPFYGVSAADVLQERFEIVVILEGTIESTGQTTQARSSYTTSEIMWGHRFVPLVTYNRERQGYQVDYSKFDETTQVDTPLCSAKELDEFYGSQADRRSIGFQSPVPGDFIYRTSLNSGGVPASPILNIADRLVADAIRRASLTNRPSTVKYPPDYFNGPEDQSSSSSEEEIDKKKKKGNKKNGDKLV; translated from the exons ATGATTCCGGAACATTCTTATGAGATGCATGTACGAAACGAAGATGACAGTTCAGACAAGGGTAAACTATCTGCCGGAAAAATCTTCTATAAGCCCGGTATTATAGAAGAGGAGACGGATGAAACCAGTGTTTTTGATAGTTCAATTGTGGAGACTCCCATGCTATACACCGGGAGTGGGTTTCTCAGGCCGCCTCAGATACACCCATCGAGTAGCCTCCATAGAATACCAACTTACAGCAGCTCTATTGGACAGACTACTATTTATCGGCAGGATACTTGCAG gaGCCGATCGCACCGGCATGGCGTCACTAGAAGGACTAGACGGAGAGCGATTCTCAAAAATGGAGAGTGCAATATTCTCAAGTCCCGAATCTCTCAGCGGCGTTTGAGATTCCTGCAAGACATGTTTACGACTTTAGTTGACGCACAATGGCGGTGGACCCTCCTTGTTTTCACACTATCGTTTATACTGTCGTGGTTGGGCTTTGCGTTGATCTGGTGGCTGATAGCATTCACACACGGCGACCTGGAACCGGACCACCTACCGCCATTACAGGACTCTGCGAATTGGAAGCCGTGCGTTTTTAACATAAACGATTTCACGTCGTGTTTCTTGTTCAGTATCGAAACGCAGCACACCATTGGCTACGGTGCCCGTACTACAACGGAAGAATGTCCGGAGGCCATTTTCATAATGTGCCTCCAAAGTATCGTCGGTGTGATGATTCAGGCGTTCATGGTCGGTATCGTGTTCGCAAAGATGACAAGACCTAAGCATAGAACGCAGACGTTACTGTTCTCGAAGTATGCAGTCGTGTGTCAAAGAGATGGCGAGTTAAGTTTAATGTTCCGAGTGGGCGACTTGAGGAAATCGCACATAATAGGGGCGAGCGTGAGAGCGCAGTTGATTCGATCGCGGACGACTAAGGAAGGAGAGGTATTGTCGCATTATCAAACCGAATTAGAACTCAACGCAGATGGATGTGACAGCAATCTTTTCTTCATCTGGCCTATTACGATGGTACATAGAATAAATCGCGACAGCCCCTTCTACGGAGTGTCAGCGGCGGACGTACTACAAGAAAGATTCGAAATAGTAGTTATATTGGAAGGAACAATTGAATCGACGGGTCAAACCACACAGGCGCGCTCCAGTTACACAACCAGTGAAATTATGTGGGGGCATAGGTTCGTTCCGCTTGTGACGTACAACCGTGAACGACAAGGATATCAAGTGGATTATTCTAAATTTGACGAGACGACCCAGGTGGACACTCCGCTCTGTTCAGCAAAAGAGCTAGACGAATTTTACGGCAGCCAGGCTGATCGTAGATCTATCG GTTTTCAATCACCAGTACCTGGTGATTTCATATACCGCACTTCTCTAAACTCTGGAGGTGTACCTGCCTCTCCTATCCTCAACATAGCGGACAGACTTGTCGCCGACGCTATCCGGAGAGCCAGCCTCACCAACAGACCGTCCACAGTGAAATATCCACCGGACTACTTCAATGGCCCCGAAGACCAATCGTCTTCTTCAAGTGAAGAGGAAATAgataagaaaaagaagaaaggaAACAAGAAAAACGGAGATAAACTTGTTTAG
- the LOC101739050 gene encoding G protein-activated inward rectifier potassium channel 3 isoform X4 encodes MIPEHSYEMHVRNEDDSSDKGKLSAGKIFYKPGIIEEETDETSVFDSSIVETPMLYTGSGFLRPPQIHPSSSLHRIPTYSSSIGQTTIYRQDTCRSRSHRHGVTRRTRRRAILKNGECNILKSRISQRRLRFLQDMFTTLVDAQWRWTLLVFTLSFILSWLGFALIWWLIAFTHGDLEPDHLPPLQDSANWKPCVFNINDFTSCFLFSIETQHTIGYGARTTTEECPEAIFIMCLQSIVGVMIQAFMVGIVFAKMTRPKHRTQTLLFSKYAVVCQRDGELSLMFRVGDLRKSHIIGASVRAQLIRSRTTKEGEVLSHYQTELELNADGCDSNLFFIWPITMVHRINRDSPFYGVSAADVLQERFEIVVILEGTIESTGQTTQARSSYTTSEIMWGHRFVPLVTYNRERQGYQVDYSKFDETTQVDTPLCSAKELDEFYGSQADRRSIESAEHPQQQLILKMPDRAPTTEPKAENKDGDFTVTL; translated from the exons ATGATTCCGGAACATTCTTATGAGATGCATGTACGAAACGAAGATGACAGTTCAGACAAGGGTAAACTATCTGCCGGAAAAATCTTCTATAAGCCCGGTATTATAGAAGAGGAGACGGATGAAACCAGTGTTTTTGATAGTTCAATTGTGGAGACTCCCATGCTATACACCGGGAGTGGGTTTCTCAGGCCGCCTCAGATACACCCATCGAGTAGCCTCCATAGAATACCAACTTACAGCAGCTCTATTGGACAGACTACTATTTATCGGCAGGATACTTGCAG gaGCCGATCGCACCGGCATGGCGTCACTAGAAGGACTAGACGGAGAGCGATTCTCAAAAATGGAGAGTGCAATATTCTCAAGTCCCGAATCTCTCAGCGGCGTTTGAGATTCCTGCAAGACATGTTTACGACTTTAGTTGACGCACAATGGCGGTGGACCCTCCTTGTTTTCACACTATCGTTTATACTGTCGTGGTTGGGCTTTGCGTTGATCTGGTGGCTGATAGCATTCACACACGGCGACCTGGAACCGGACCACCTACCGCCATTACAGGACTCTGCGAATTGGAAGCCGTGCGTTTTTAACATAAACGATTTCACGTCGTGTTTCTTGTTCAGTATCGAAACGCAGCACACCATTGGCTACGGTGCCCGTACTACAACGGAAGAATGTCCGGAGGCCATTTTCATAATGTGCCTCCAAAGTATCGTCGGTGTGATGATTCAGGCGTTCATGGTCGGTATCGTGTTCGCAAAGATGACAAGACCTAAGCATAGAACGCAGACGTTACTGTTCTCGAAGTATGCAGTCGTGTGTCAAAGAGATGGCGAGTTAAGTTTAATGTTCCGAGTGGGCGACTTGAGGAAATCGCACATAATAGGGGCGAGCGTGAGAGCGCAGTTGATTCGATCGCGGACGACTAAGGAAGGAGAGGTATTGTCGCATTATCAAACCGAATTAGAACTCAACGCAGATGGATGTGACAGCAATCTTTTCTTCATCTGGCCTATTACGATGGTACATAGAATAAATCGCGACAGCCCCTTCTACGGAGTGTCAGCGGCGGACGTACTACAAGAAAGATTCGAAATAGTAGTTATATTGGAAGGAACAATTGAATCGACGGGTCAAACCACACAGGCGCGCTCCAGTTACACAACCAGTGAAATTATGTGGGGGCATAGGTTCGTTCCGCTTGTGACGTACAACCGTGAACGACAAGGATATCAAGTGGATTATTCTAAATTTGACGAGACGACCCAGGTGGACACTCCGCTCTGTTCAGCAAAAGAGCTAGACGAATTTTACGGCAGCCAGGCTGATCGTAGATCTATCG AAAGCGCGGAACATCCACAGCAGCAGTTAATTCTGAAGATGCCGGATAGAGCTCCTACCACCGAACCTAAGGCCGAAAATAAAGACGGCGACTTCACTGTTACGTTGTAA
- the LOC101739050 gene encoding G protein-activated inward rectifier potassium channel 3 isoform X3: MHADPESPCCREETQLLPDEWLKVKTVPTNGNLSPGVYYPTGSKRSRSHRHGVTRRTRRRAILKNGECNILKSRISQRRLRFLQDMFTTLVDAQWRWTLLVFTLSFILSWLGFALIWWLIAFTHGDLEPDHLPPLQDSANWKPCVFNINDFTSCFLFSIETQHTIGYGARTTTEECPEAIFIMCLQSIVGVMIQAFMVGIVFAKMTRPKHRTQTLLFSKYAVVCQRDGELSLMFRVGDLRKSHIIGASVRAQLIRSRTTKEGEVLSHYQTELELNADGCDSNLFFIWPITMVHRINRDSPFYGVSAADVLQERFEIVVILEGTIESTGQTTQARSSYTTSEIMWGHRFVPLVTYNRERQGYQVDYSKFDETTQVDTPLCSAKELDEFYGSQADRRSIGFQSPVPGDFIYRTSLNSGGVPASPILNIADRLVADAIRRASLTNRPSTVKYPPDYFNGPEDQSSSSSEEEIDKKKKKGNKKNGDKLV; this comes from the exons ATGCACGCCGATCCCGAGTCGCCCTGTTGTCGTGAGGAGACACAGCTGCTCCCCGACGAGTGGCTCAAAGTCAAGACGGTACCCACCAACGGGAACCTATCGCCCGGAGTCTACTATCCAACAGGCAGCAAGAG gaGCCGATCGCACCGGCATGGCGTCACTAGAAGGACTAGACGGAGAGCGATTCTCAAAAATGGAGAGTGCAATATTCTCAAGTCCCGAATCTCTCAGCGGCGTTTGAGATTCCTGCAAGACATGTTTACGACTTTAGTTGACGCACAATGGCGGTGGACCCTCCTTGTTTTCACACTATCGTTTATACTGTCGTGGTTGGGCTTTGCGTTGATCTGGTGGCTGATAGCATTCACACACGGCGACCTGGAACCGGACCACCTACCGCCATTACAGGACTCTGCGAATTGGAAGCCGTGCGTTTTTAACATAAACGATTTCACGTCGTGTTTCTTGTTCAGTATCGAAACGCAGCACACCATTGGCTACGGTGCCCGTACTACAACGGAAGAATGTCCGGAGGCCATTTTCATAATGTGCCTCCAAAGTATCGTCGGTGTGATGATTCAGGCGTTCATGGTCGGTATCGTGTTCGCAAAGATGACAAGACCTAAGCATAGAACGCAGACGTTACTGTTCTCGAAGTATGCAGTCGTGTGTCAAAGAGATGGCGAGTTAAGTTTAATGTTCCGAGTGGGCGACTTGAGGAAATCGCACATAATAGGGGCGAGCGTGAGAGCGCAGTTGATTCGATCGCGGACGACTAAGGAAGGAGAGGTATTGTCGCATTATCAAACCGAATTAGAACTCAACGCAGATGGATGTGACAGCAATCTTTTCTTCATCTGGCCTATTACGATGGTACATAGAATAAATCGCGACAGCCCCTTCTACGGAGTGTCAGCGGCGGACGTACTACAAGAAAGATTCGAAATAGTAGTTATATTGGAAGGAACAATTGAATCGACGGGTCAAACCACACAGGCGCGCTCCAGTTACACAACCAGTGAAATTATGTGGGGGCATAGGTTCGTTCCGCTTGTGACGTACAACCGTGAACGACAAGGATATCAAGTGGATTATTCTAAATTTGACGAGACGACCCAGGTGGACACTCCGCTCTGTTCAGCAAAAGAGCTAGACGAATTTTACGGCAGCCAGGCTGATCGTAGATCTATCG GTTTTCAATCACCAGTACCTGGTGATTTCATATACCGCACTTCTCTAAACTCTGGAGGTGTACCTGCCTCTCCTATCCTCAACATAGCGGACAGACTTGTCGCCGACGCTATCCGGAGAGCCAGCCTCACCAACAGACCGTCCACAGTGAAATATCCACCGGACTACTTCAATGGCCCCGAAGACCAATCGTCTTCTTCAAGTGAAGAGGAAATAgataagaaaaagaagaaaggaAACAAGAAAAACGGAGATAAACTTGTTTAG
- the LOC101739050 gene encoding G protein-activated inward rectifier potassium channel 3 isoform X6, which translates to MHADPESPCCREETQLLPDEWLKVKTVPTNGNLSPGVYYPTGSKRSRSHRHGVTRRTRRRAILKNGECNILKSRISQRRLRFLQDMFTTLVDAQWRWTLLVFTLSFILSWLGFALIWWLIAFTHGDLEPDHLPPLQDSANWKPCVFNINDFTSCFLFSIETQHTIGYGARTTTEECPEAIFIMCLQSIVGVMIQAFMVGIVFAKMTRPKHRTQTLLFSKYAVVCQRDGELSLMFRVGDLRKSHIIGASVRAQLIRSRTTKEGEVLSHYQTELELNADGCDSNLFFIWPITMVHRINRDSPFYGVSAADVLQERFEIVVILEGTIESTGQTTQARSSYTTSEIMWGHRFVPLVTYNRERQGYQVDYSKFDETTQVDTPLCSAKELDEFYGSQADRRSIESAEHPQQQLILKMPDRAPTTEPKAENKDGDFTVTL; encoded by the exons ATGCACGCCGATCCCGAGTCGCCCTGTTGTCGTGAGGAGACACAGCTGCTCCCCGACGAGTGGCTCAAAGTCAAGACGGTACCCACCAACGGGAACCTATCGCCCGGAGTCTACTATCCAACAGGCAGCAAGAG gaGCCGATCGCACCGGCATGGCGTCACTAGAAGGACTAGACGGAGAGCGATTCTCAAAAATGGAGAGTGCAATATTCTCAAGTCCCGAATCTCTCAGCGGCGTTTGAGATTCCTGCAAGACATGTTTACGACTTTAGTTGACGCACAATGGCGGTGGACCCTCCTTGTTTTCACACTATCGTTTATACTGTCGTGGTTGGGCTTTGCGTTGATCTGGTGGCTGATAGCATTCACACACGGCGACCTGGAACCGGACCACCTACCGCCATTACAGGACTCTGCGAATTGGAAGCCGTGCGTTTTTAACATAAACGATTTCACGTCGTGTTTCTTGTTCAGTATCGAAACGCAGCACACCATTGGCTACGGTGCCCGTACTACAACGGAAGAATGTCCGGAGGCCATTTTCATAATGTGCCTCCAAAGTATCGTCGGTGTGATGATTCAGGCGTTCATGGTCGGTATCGTGTTCGCAAAGATGACAAGACCTAAGCATAGAACGCAGACGTTACTGTTCTCGAAGTATGCAGTCGTGTGTCAAAGAGATGGCGAGTTAAGTTTAATGTTCCGAGTGGGCGACTTGAGGAAATCGCACATAATAGGGGCGAGCGTGAGAGCGCAGTTGATTCGATCGCGGACGACTAAGGAAGGAGAGGTATTGTCGCATTATCAAACCGAATTAGAACTCAACGCAGATGGATGTGACAGCAATCTTTTCTTCATCTGGCCTATTACGATGGTACATAGAATAAATCGCGACAGCCCCTTCTACGGAGTGTCAGCGGCGGACGTACTACAAGAAAGATTCGAAATAGTAGTTATATTGGAAGGAACAATTGAATCGACGGGTCAAACCACACAGGCGCGCTCCAGTTACACAACCAGTGAAATTATGTGGGGGCATAGGTTCGTTCCGCTTGTGACGTACAACCGTGAACGACAAGGATATCAAGTGGATTATTCTAAATTTGACGAGACGACCCAGGTGGACACTCCGCTCTGTTCAGCAAAAGAGCTAGACGAATTTTACGGCAGCCAGGCTGATCGTAGATCTATCG AAAGCGCGGAACATCCACAGCAGCAGTTAATTCTGAAGATGCCGGATAGAGCTCCTACCACCGAACCTAAGGCCGAAAATAAAGACGGCGACTTCACTGTTACGTTGTAA
- the LOC101739050 gene encoding G protein-activated inward rectifier potassium channel 3 isoform X2, translating into MHADPESPCCREETQLLPDEWLKVKTVPTNGNLSPGVYYPTGSKRFVDATKQLPSPTETIPSRSHRHGVTRRTRRRAILKNGECNILKSRISQRRLRFLQDMFTTLVDAQWRWTLLVFTLSFILSWLGFALIWWLIAFTHGDLEPDHLPPLQDSANWKPCVFNINDFTSCFLFSIETQHTIGYGARTTTEECPEAIFIMCLQSIVGVMIQAFMVGIVFAKMTRPKHRTQTLLFSKYAVVCQRDGELSLMFRVGDLRKSHIIGASVRAQLIRSRTTKEGEVLSHYQTELELNADGCDSNLFFIWPITMVHRINRDSPFYGVSAADVLQERFEIVVILEGTIESTGQTTQARSSYTTSEIMWGHRFVPLVTYNRERQGYQVDYSKFDETTQVDTPLCSAKELDEFYGSQADRRSIGFQSPVPGDFIYRTSLNSGGVPASPILNIADRLVADAIRRASLTNRPSTVKYPPDYFNGPEDQSSSSSEEEIDKKKKKGNKKNGDKLV; encoded by the exons ATGCACGCCGATCCCGAGTCGCCCTGTTGTCGTGAGGAGACACAGCTGCTCCCCGACGAGTGGCTCAAAGTCAAGACGGTACCCACCAACGGGAACCTATCGCCCGGAGTCTACTATCCAACAGGCAGCAAGAGGTTCGTCGACGCCACCAAGCAACTGCCGTCACCGACCGAAACCATACC gaGCCGATCGCACCGGCATGGCGTCACTAGAAGGACTAGACGGAGAGCGATTCTCAAAAATGGAGAGTGCAATATTCTCAAGTCCCGAATCTCTCAGCGGCGTTTGAGATTCCTGCAAGACATGTTTACGACTTTAGTTGACGCACAATGGCGGTGGACCCTCCTTGTTTTCACACTATCGTTTATACTGTCGTGGTTGGGCTTTGCGTTGATCTGGTGGCTGATAGCATTCACACACGGCGACCTGGAACCGGACCACCTACCGCCATTACAGGACTCTGCGAATTGGAAGCCGTGCGTTTTTAACATAAACGATTTCACGTCGTGTTTCTTGTTCAGTATCGAAACGCAGCACACCATTGGCTACGGTGCCCGTACTACAACGGAAGAATGTCCGGAGGCCATTTTCATAATGTGCCTCCAAAGTATCGTCGGTGTGATGATTCAGGCGTTCATGGTCGGTATCGTGTTCGCAAAGATGACAAGACCTAAGCATAGAACGCAGACGTTACTGTTCTCGAAGTATGCAGTCGTGTGTCAAAGAGATGGCGAGTTAAGTTTAATGTTCCGAGTGGGCGACTTGAGGAAATCGCACATAATAGGGGCGAGCGTGAGAGCGCAGTTGATTCGATCGCGGACGACTAAGGAAGGAGAGGTATTGTCGCATTATCAAACCGAATTAGAACTCAACGCAGATGGATGTGACAGCAATCTTTTCTTCATCTGGCCTATTACGATGGTACATAGAATAAATCGCGACAGCCCCTTCTACGGAGTGTCAGCGGCGGACGTACTACAAGAAAGATTCGAAATAGTAGTTATATTGGAAGGAACAATTGAATCGACGGGTCAAACCACACAGGCGCGCTCCAGTTACACAACCAGTGAAATTATGTGGGGGCATAGGTTCGTTCCGCTTGTGACGTACAACCGTGAACGACAAGGATATCAAGTGGATTATTCTAAATTTGACGAGACGACCCAGGTGGACACTCCGCTCTGTTCAGCAAAAGAGCTAGACGAATTTTACGGCAGCCAGGCTGATCGTAGATCTATCG GTTTTCAATCACCAGTACCTGGTGATTTCATATACCGCACTTCTCTAAACTCTGGAGGTGTACCTGCCTCTCCTATCCTCAACATAGCGGACAGACTTGTCGCCGACGCTATCCGGAGAGCCAGCCTCACCAACAGACCGTCCACAGTGAAATATCCACCGGACTACTTCAATGGCCCCGAAGACCAATCGTCTTCTTCAAGTGAAGAGGAAATAgataagaaaaagaagaaaggaAACAAGAAAAACGGAGATAAACTTGTTTAG
- the LOC101739050 gene encoding G protein-activated inward rectifier potassium channel 3 isoform X5, protein MHADPESPCCREETQLLPDEWLKVKTVPTNGNLSPGVYYPTGSKRFVDATKQLPSPTETIPSRSHRHGVTRRTRRRAILKNGECNILKSRISQRRLRFLQDMFTTLVDAQWRWTLLVFTLSFILSWLGFALIWWLIAFTHGDLEPDHLPPLQDSANWKPCVFNINDFTSCFLFSIETQHTIGYGARTTTEECPEAIFIMCLQSIVGVMIQAFMVGIVFAKMTRPKHRTQTLLFSKYAVVCQRDGELSLMFRVGDLRKSHIIGASVRAQLIRSRTTKEGEVLSHYQTELELNADGCDSNLFFIWPITMVHRINRDSPFYGVSAADVLQERFEIVVILEGTIESTGQTTQARSSYTTSEIMWGHRFVPLVTYNRERQGYQVDYSKFDETTQVDTPLCSAKELDEFYGSQADRRSIESAEHPQQQLILKMPDRAPTTEPKAENKDGDFTVTL, encoded by the exons ATGCACGCCGATCCCGAGTCGCCCTGTTGTCGTGAGGAGACACAGCTGCTCCCCGACGAGTGGCTCAAAGTCAAGACGGTACCCACCAACGGGAACCTATCGCCCGGAGTCTACTATCCAACAGGCAGCAAGAGGTTCGTCGACGCCACCAAGCAACTGCCGTCACCGACCGAAACCATACC gaGCCGATCGCACCGGCATGGCGTCACTAGAAGGACTAGACGGAGAGCGATTCTCAAAAATGGAGAGTGCAATATTCTCAAGTCCCGAATCTCTCAGCGGCGTTTGAGATTCCTGCAAGACATGTTTACGACTTTAGTTGACGCACAATGGCGGTGGACCCTCCTTGTTTTCACACTATCGTTTATACTGTCGTGGTTGGGCTTTGCGTTGATCTGGTGGCTGATAGCATTCACACACGGCGACCTGGAACCGGACCACCTACCGCCATTACAGGACTCTGCGAATTGGAAGCCGTGCGTTTTTAACATAAACGATTTCACGTCGTGTTTCTTGTTCAGTATCGAAACGCAGCACACCATTGGCTACGGTGCCCGTACTACAACGGAAGAATGTCCGGAGGCCATTTTCATAATGTGCCTCCAAAGTATCGTCGGTGTGATGATTCAGGCGTTCATGGTCGGTATCGTGTTCGCAAAGATGACAAGACCTAAGCATAGAACGCAGACGTTACTGTTCTCGAAGTATGCAGTCGTGTGTCAAAGAGATGGCGAGTTAAGTTTAATGTTCCGAGTGGGCGACTTGAGGAAATCGCACATAATAGGGGCGAGCGTGAGAGCGCAGTTGATTCGATCGCGGACGACTAAGGAAGGAGAGGTATTGTCGCATTATCAAACCGAATTAGAACTCAACGCAGATGGATGTGACAGCAATCTTTTCTTCATCTGGCCTATTACGATGGTACATAGAATAAATCGCGACAGCCCCTTCTACGGAGTGTCAGCGGCGGACGTACTACAAGAAAGATTCGAAATAGTAGTTATATTGGAAGGAACAATTGAATCGACGGGTCAAACCACACAGGCGCGCTCCAGTTACACAACCAGTGAAATTATGTGGGGGCATAGGTTCGTTCCGCTTGTGACGTACAACCGTGAACGACAAGGATATCAAGTGGATTATTCTAAATTTGACGAGACGACCCAGGTGGACACTCCGCTCTGTTCAGCAAAAGAGCTAGACGAATTTTACGGCAGCCAGGCTGATCGTAGATCTATCG AAAGCGCGGAACATCCACAGCAGCAGTTAATTCTGAAGATGCCGGATAGAGCTCCTACCACCGAACCTAAGGCCGAAAATAAAGACGGCGACTTCACTGTTACGTTGTAA